The following proteins come from a genomic window of Oncorhynchus mykiss isolate Arlee chromosome 19, USDA_OmykA_1.1, whole genome shotgun sequence:
- the LOC110498257 gene encoding trichohyalin-like, whose product MIMREREEAGRRKEGQKNILGEVEGQNELEIEQEREMEEKQEVIKEAEEEYREREERGKEVSMKKHVVVNVKAKAREVFNRRKERRLEVLKGEREHIERGQQIRREKEERRLEMERKQERARQQEEQDRKQEIEIARQKEMLRLREEERQREDEREEQRKRAIEGHLALIRERENIIQAKKREEMVEDERRKILEYKRGELEEEEKEDDKEDILPPDNSIRRRAVGWVNKKWEKRNLKKIERTCQREAEEGHKIVHIVIPGPIRITMTRAEREREKRKELLKAEERRKKMEDFNKQWRERSLLKKQTHEKLKEEREKMKEKYLEQMNLEADEQIQKFSTQYITRCPTTQHSHDYNQGQELPRWATGQQVSHEPVASGDGQQEGPRRQQAWAENQEGSSENQQEGPENQQGGPDSQHLEAPEEVETSEPTSKNKKKPSIWKKIRMGLPDVLSA is encoded by the exons ATGAttatgagagaaagggaggaagcagGAAGAAGAAAGGAGGGGCAGAAAAATATTTTGGGGGAAGTTGAGGGACAGAATGAACTGgagatagaacaggagagagagatggaagaaaagCAGGAAGTGATtaaggaagcagaggaagagtacagggaaagagaagagagaggaaaggaagtaaGCATGAAGAAACATGTAGTAGTTAATGTTAAAGCAAAAGCACGGGAAGTCTTCAATAGGCGtaaagagaggaggttagaagTGTTGAAGGGGGAACGAGAACACATAGAAAGAGGACAACAaatcaggagggagaaggaggaaagacGGCTGGAGATggaaagaaaacaggagagggcAAGACAACAAGAGGAGCAGGATAGAAAACAAGAGATTGAAATTGCTAGACAGAAAGAAATGTTGAGactaagagaggaggagaggcagagagaggatgagagagaggagcagagaaagagagccaTTGAAGGCCATTTAGctttaatcagagagagagaaaatataatACAGGCAAAAAAAAGAGAGGAGATGGTGGAAGATGAAAGAAGGAAGATCCTTGAGTACAAGAGGGGtgagttagaggaggaggagaaggaagatgaCAAGGAGGACATTCTCCCACCTGATAATAGTATCCGAAGGAGAGCTGTGGGCTGGGTGAACAAGAAGTGGGAGAAGAGGAACCTCAAAAAGATAGAGAGAACCTGTCAGAGAGAAGCTGAGGAGGGCCATAAGATCGTCCACATAG TCATCCCTGGACCCATAAGGATAACCATGAcccgggcagagagagagagggagaagaggaaggagctGCTGAAGgctgaggagagaaggaagaagatGGAGGATTTCAATAAGCAGTGGAGAGAGCGGTCCCTGCTTAAAAAACAGACTCATGAAaaactgaaggaggagagggagaagatgaAGGAAAAGTACCTGGAGCAGATGAATCTGGAGGCTGATGAGCAAATCCAGAAGTTCAGCACCCAGTACATCACCCGTTGTCCAACCACCCAACACAGCCACGACTACAACCAAGGTCAGGAATTGCCGCGGTGGGCGACAGGCCAACAAGTAAGCCACGAGCCTGTTGCATCTGGAGATGGCCAGCAGGAGGGGCCAAGGAGGCAACAGGCATGGGCAGAGAACCAGGAGGGGAGTTCAGAGAACCAGCAGGAGGGGCCAGAGAACCAACAGGGGGGGCCAGACAGCCAGCATCTAGAAGCTCCAGAAGAGGTTGAAACATCAGAGCCAACTTCCAAGAACAAGAAAAAGCCAAGCATCTGGAAGAAAATTAGGATGGG CCTTCCTGATGTGCTGTCTGCCTAG